One Oncorhynchus nerka isolate Pitt River linkage group LG5, Oner_Uvic_2.0, whole genome shotgun sequence genomic window carries:
- the LOC115129498 gene encoding TBC1 domain family member 2A-like isoform X2 — protein MEGEGPEGNPIAASSHSLPLQAEAVSPADDDGDDCISTLGTGSTEETATHTNSMGQPSQDHQTEEVPAKTATTDNSQSQAFLTQSATTTDDQAQQQPTESLSNSKLCGYLLKQGGPLKTWKSRWFTYEVKKRQLFYYRTALDVTSLGRIQLCSATLGYPLQGEQGTFHIQTPERIFVLKAANQEAMMYWLQQLQLKRWQHRDQLTGESTSHCTDHKRPEGQGELPTTCTDYFLPKVKTPPGLIGEEAANLPAPPQRNPLSNFSIKHPLIEIQNSVHSLFSKRSSLERSRSVFHVEVPLPWNPLNPSKTPSQTAHNRLECIGPRTSVDPLTPTPLLLLVDPRDQLSPVEGRSCPLPSPSPRSRKKTRGSCATMPAVLREAPSESADRTTCLQHEKHILDEDVKAQKELVWLLHKALEVAQLEKRTCTEFLAAEGEQERLELLRHYERHAADLRGRLLELKAEGEDLRTSLAQRDAHVAELQENVTLMRKKNHAKQEVILKLLEKVSACLADPTRTVSTTNGLEAQTFRQLNEDTENLKDDIEAYKIQNKFLNSEIYQLTKLWLNSSEQEKSLMVKCAYLEARNCQIESRYLGVLGKLQENKVLEPGQREAVRKLQGEDPLQGDLNDVLKLNPVREHDEYGFKIIPDYEVEDIKLLAKIQAQEIRSHSLLRQEAGDRLLLGRWAQYLGGRPADNLCPSSELKSLLRGGVPCEYRPRVWRWVVRVRTRALWERHPDRYQQLCQKSLTSPHQASRQIQLDLYRTLTTNQHFSSPSSPALQQLQRILLAFSWQNPTIGYCQGLNRLAAIALLVLESEQDAFWCLVAVVEAIMPQDYYTKTLISSQADQCVLKDFMAEKIPRLAAHFEEHSVDVSLITFNWFLVVFVESLPSDILLRVWDAFLYEGTKVIFRYALALFKYKEEDILKIHDSVEIYQYLRFFAKTISDGRKLTNIAFSDMNPFPMKLLRNRRALHLERLQGELRELEAQQREFVTESAQRKDLDTILVSEDDEEL, from the exons atggagggagagggccCAGAAGGAAATCCCATCGCTGCCTCGTCTCACTCACTTCCTCTGCAAGCAGAGGCGGTAAGCCCAgcggatgatgatggtgatgattgtATCTCAACActggggactgggagcactgaagaaaccgctacacacacaaacagcatgggCCAGCCGAGTCAAGACCACCAGACTGAAGAGGTCCCGGCTAAGACCGCTACCACAGACAACAGCCAGAGCCAAGCATTCCTTACTCAGTCCGCCACCACCACGGACGACCAAGCCCAGCAACAACCCACGGAAAGCCTGTCTAACAGTAAACTCTGTGGGTACCTCCTTAAACAAGGAGGTCCCCTGAAGACATGGAAGTCGCGCTGGTTCACGTACGAGGTGAAGAAGAGACAGTTGTTTTACTACAGGACGGCGCTGGATGTGACCTCTCTGGGGAGAATCCAGCTGTGCAGCGCCACGCTCGGATACCCCCTCCAAGGAGAGCAGGGCACCTTTCACATCCAGACCCCCGAACGCATCTTTGTCCTCAAG GCAGCTAACCAGGAGGCCATGATGTACTGGCTACAGCAGCTGCAGCTGAAGAGATGGCAGCACCGAGACCAGCTGACAGGAGAATCCACAAGCCACTGCACTGACCACAAGAGACCAGAGGGACAGGGGGAACTACCCACCACCTGCACAG ATTACTTCCTGCCCAAGGTGAAGACCCCGCCAGGCCTCATAGGCGAGGAGGCCGCCAATCTTCCCGCGCCACCACAACGGAACCCCCTAAGCAACTTTTCCATCAAACACCCTCTGATAGAGATACA GAACTCAGTGCACAGTCTGTTTTCCAAGCGGTCCTCCCTGGAGCGGAGTCGGAGTGTGTTCCATGTGGAGGTGCCTCTTCCCTGGAACCCACTGAACCCCTCAAAGACTCCCTCCCAGACAGCCCACAACAGGCTTG AGTGTATAGGTCCTAGGACTTCCGTTGACCCCCTGACCCCTACACCCCTGCTGCTGTTGGTGGACCCCAGGGACCAGCTCTCCCCTGTAGAGGGCAGGTCGTGCCCATTGCCGTCCCCATCCCCGAGGAGCAGGAAGAAGACGAGGGGAAGCTGTGCCACCATGCCTGCGGTGCTCCGGGAAGCTCCTTCAGAAAGCGCAGACAGGACGACCTGCCTCCAGCACGAGAAGCACATACTGGATGAGGACGTCAAGGCCCAGAAG GAACTGGTGTGGCTCCTACACAAGGCCCTGGAGGTGGCTCAGCTGGAGAAGCGGACGTGCACAGAGTTCCTGGCGGCCGAGGGCGAGCAGGAGCGCCTGGAGCTGCTGAGGCACTACGAGCGTCACGCCGCTGACCTACGAGGCCGCTTGTTGGAGCTGAAGGCCGAGGGGGAAGACCTGAGAACGAGCCTAGCCCAGAGGGACGCCCACGTGGCCGAGCTGCAGGAGAACGTGACCCTGATGAGGAAGAAGAACCACGCAAAACAGGAA GTGATCCTGAAGCTGTTAGAGAAGGTGTCAGCCTGCTTGGCCGACCCTACACGCACAGTGTCCACCACCAACGGCCTGGAGGCCCAGACCTTCCGCCAGTTAAATGAGGACACAGAGAACCTCAAG GATGATATTGAGGCCTACAAGATCCAGAACAAGTTCCTGAACTCTGAGATCTACCAGTTGACCAAGCTATGGCTCAACAGTTCCGAGCAGGAGAAAAGCCTTATGGTGAAG TGTGCATACCTGGAGGCTCGTAACTGTCAGATAGAGAGTCGTTATCTGGGCGTATTGGGGAAGCTGCAGGAGAACAAGGTTCTAGAACCGGGCCAGCGGGAGGCTGTGAGGAAACTACAAGGAGAGGACCCACTACAGGGAGACCTGAATGACGTGCTCAAACTCAACCCTGTCAG GGAGCACGACGAGTACGGCTTCAAGATCATCCCAGACTACGAGGTGGAGGACATAAAACTGCTGGCCAAGATCCAGGCCCAGGAGATCCGCTCCCACAGCCTGCTGAGGCAGGAGGCCGGGGACAGACTCTTGCTGGGCCGCTGGGCTCAGTATCTGGGGGGCCGCCCGGCCGACAACCTCTGCCCCTCTTCGGAGCTCAAAAGCCTTCTGCGGGGCGGCGTGCCGTGCGAGTACCGCCCACGGGTGTGGCGCTGGGTGGTGAGGGTGCGCACACGCGCGCTATGGGAGCGCCACCCAGATCGCTACCAGCAG CTGTGCCAGAAGAGCCTTACATCGCCCCACCAGGCCTCCAGACAGATCCAGTTGGACCTGTACCGCACTCTCACCACCAATCAGCACTTCTCCTCACCCTCCAGCCCCGCCCTGCAGCAGCTCCAACGAATCCTGCTGGCCTTCTCCTGGCAAAACCCCACCATCGGCTACTGCCAGGGCCTCAACAG GCTGGCAGCCATAGCTCTCCTGGTGCTGGAGAGTGAGCAGGATGCCTTCTGGTGTCTAGTAGCTGTGGTGGAGGCCatcatgccccaggactactACACCAAAACGCTCATATCCTCGCAG GCAGACCAGTGTGTGCTAAAGGACTTCATGGCTGAGAAGATACCCCGGCTGGCGGCTCACTTTGAGGAGCATAGCGTGGACGTGTCCCTCATCACTTTCAACTGGTTCCTCGTGGTGTTCGTAGAGAGCCTGCCCAGCGATATCCTCCTGCGAGTGTGGGACGCCTTCCTCTATGAGGGTACCAAG GTGATATTTCGGTATGCCCTGGCTCTGTTCAAGTACAAAGAGGAGGACATCTTGAAGATCCATGACAGCGTGGAGATCTACCAATACCTGCGCTTCTTTGCCAAGACCATCTCTGACGGCAG GAAGCTGACCAACATTGCCTTCAGTGACATGAACCCGTTCCCCATGAAGCTGTTGAGGAACCGGCGTGCGCTGCATCTGGAGCGCCTGCAGggggagctcagagagctggaggcCCAGCAGAGAGAGTTTGTCACAGAGAGCGCACAGCGCAAGGACTTGGACACTATACTGGTCAGCGAGGACGATGAGGAGCTGTAG
- the LOC115129498 gene encoding TBC1 domain family member 2A-like isoform X1 gives MGLPITAGCDTAWIRTSVMEGEGPEGNPIAASSHSLPLQAEAVSPADDDGDDCISTLGTGSTEETATHTNSMGQPSQDHQTEEVPAKTATTDNSQSQAFLTQSATTTDDQAQQQPTESLSNSKLCGYLLKQGGPLKTWKSRWFTYEVKKRQLFYYRTALDVTSLGRIQLCSATLGYPLQGEQGTFHIQTPERIFVLKAANQEAMMYWLQQLQLKRWQHRDQLTGESTSHCTDHKRPEGQGELPTTCTDYFLPKVKTPPGLIGEEAANLPAPPQRNPLSNFSIKHPLIEIQNSVHSLFSKRSSLERSRSVFHVEVPLPWNPLNPSKTPSQTAHNRLECIGPRTSVDPLTPTPLLLLVDPRDQLSPVEGRSCPLPSPSPRSRKKTRGSCATMPAVLREAPSESADRTTCLQHEKHILDEDVKAQKELVWLLHKALEVAQLEKRTCTEFLAAEGEQERLELLRHYERHAADLRGRLLELKAEGEDLRTSLAQRDAHVAELQENVTLMRKKNHAKQEVILKLLEKVSACLADPTRTVSTTNGLEAQTFRQLNEDTENLKDDIEAYKIQNKFLNSEIYQLTKLWLNSSEQEKSLMVKCAYLEARNCQIESRYLGVLGKLQENKVLEPGQREAVRKLQGEDPLQGDLNDVLKLNPVREHDEYGFKIIPDYEVEDIKLLAKIQAQEIRSHSLLRQEAGDRLLLGRWAQYLGGRPADNLCPSSELKSLLRGGVPCEYRPRVWRWVVRVRTRALWERHPDRYQQLCQKSLTSPHQASRQIQLDLYRTLTTNQHFSSPSSPALQQLQRILLAFSWQNPTIGYCQGLNRLAAIALLVLESEQDAFWCLVAVVEAIMPQDYYTKTLISSQADQCVLKDFMAEKIPRLAAHFEEHSVDVSLITFNWFLVVFVESLPSDILLRVWDAFLYEGTKVIFRYALALFKYKEEDILKIHDSVEIYQYLRFFAKTISDGRKLTNIAFSDMNPFPMKLLRNRRALHLERLQGELRELEAQQREFVTESAQRKDLDTILVSEDDEEL, from the exons atgggactcccaatcacggccggatgtgatacagcctggattcgaaccag cgtgatggagggagagggccCAGAAGGAAATCCCATCGCTGCCTCGTCTCACTCACTTCCTCTGCAAGCAGAGGCGGTAAGCCCAgcggatgatgatggtgatgattgtATCTCAACActggggactgggagcactgaagaaaccgctacacacacaaacagcatgggCCAGCCGAGTCAAGACCACCAGACTGAAGAGGTCCCGGCTAAGACCGCTACCACAGACAACAGCCAGAGCCAAGCATTCCTTACTCAGTCCGCCACCACCACGGACGACCAAGCCCAGCAACAACCCACGGAAAGCCTGTCTAACAGTAAACTCTGTGGGTACCTCCTTAAACAAGGAGGTCCCCTGAAGACATGGAAGTCGCGCTGGTTCACGTACGAGGTGAAGAAGAGACAGTTGTTTTACTACAGGACGGCGCTGGATGTGACCTCTCTGGGGAGAATCCAGCTGTGCAGCGCCACGCTCGGATACCCCCTCCAAGGAGAGCAGGGCACCTTTCACATCCAGACCCCCGAACGCATCTTTGTCCTCAAG GCAGCTAACCAGGAGGCCATGATGTACTGGCTACAGCAGCTGCAGCTGAAGAGATGGCAGCACCGAGACCAGCTGACAGGAGAATCCACAAGCCACTGCACTGACCACAAGAGACCAGAGGGACAGGGGGAACTACCCACCACCTGCACAG ATTACTTCCTGCCCAAGGTGAAGACCCCGCCAGGCCTCATAGGCGAGGAGGCCGCCAATCTTCCCGCGCCACCACAACGGAACCCCCTAAGCAACTTTTCCATCAAACACCCTCTGATAGAGATACA GAACTCAGTGCACAGTCTGTTTTCCAAGCGGTCCTCCCTGGAGCGGAGTCGGAGTGTGTTCCATGTGGAGGTGCCTCTTCCCTGGAACCCACTGAACCCCTCAAAGACTCCCTCCCAGACAGCCCACAACAGGCTTG AGTGTATAGGTCCTAGGACTTCCGTTGACCCCCTGACCCCTACACCCCTGCTGCTGTTGGTGGACCCCAGGGACCAGCTCTCCCCTGTAGAGGGCAGGTCGTGCCCATTGCCGTCCCCATCCCCGAGGAGCAGGAAGAAGACGAGGGGAAGCTGTGCCACCATGCCTGCGGTGCTCCGGGAAGCTCCTTCAGAAAGCGCAGACAGGACGACCTGCCTCCAGCACGAGAAGCACATACTGGATGAGGACGTCAAGGCCCAGAAG GAACTGGTGTGGCTCCTACACAAGGCCCTGGAGGTGGCTCAGCTGGAGAAGCGGACGTGCACAGAGTTCCTGGCGGCCGAGGGCGAGCAGGAGCGCCTGGAGCTGCTGAGGCACTACGAGCGTCACGCCGCTGACCTACGAGGCCGCTTGTTGGAGCTGAAGGCCGAGGGGGAAGACCTGAGAACGAGCCTAGCCCAGAGGGACGCCCACGTGGCCGAGCTGCAGGAGAACGTGACCCTGATGAGGAAGAAGAACCACGCAAAACAGGAA GTGATCCTGAAGCTGTTAGAGAAGGTGTCAGCCTGCTTGGCCGACCCTACACGCACAGTGTCCACCACCAACGGCCTGGAGGCCCAGACCTTCCGCCAGTTAAATGAGGACACAGAGAACCTCAAG GATGATATTGAGGCCTACAAGATCCAGAACAAGTTCCTGAACTCTGAGATCTACCAGTTGACCAAGCTATGGCTCAACAGTTCCGAGCAGGAGAAAAGCCTTATGGTGAAG TGTGCATACCTGGAGGCTCGTAACTGTCAGATAGAGAGTCGTTATCTGGGCGTATTGGGGAAGCTGCAGGAGAACAAGGTTCTAGAACCGGGCCAGCGGGAGGCTGTGAGGAAACTACAAGGAGAGGACCCACTACAGGGAGACCTGAATGACGTGCTCAAACTCAACCCTGTCAG GGAGCACGACGAGTACGGCTTCAAGATCATCCCAGACTACGAGGTGGAGGACATAAAACTGCTGGCCAAGATCCAGGCCCAGGAGATCCGCTCCCACAGCCTGCTGAGGCAGGAGGCCGGGGACAGACTCTTGCTGGGCCGCTGGGCTCAGTATCTGGGGGGCCGCCCGGCCGACAACCTCTGCCCCTCTTCGGAGCTCAAAAGCCTTCTGCGGGGCGGCGTGCCGTGCGAGTACCGCCCACGGGTGTGGCGCTGGGTGGTGAGGGTGCGCACACGCGCGCTATGGGAGCGCCACCCAGATCGCTACCAGCAG CTGTGCCAGAAGAGCCTTACATCGCCCCACCAGGCCTCCAGACAGATCCAGTTGGACCTGTACCGCACTCTCACCACCAATCAGCACTTCTCCTCACCCTCCAGCCCCGCCCTGCAGCAGCTCCAACGAATCCTGCTGGCCTTCTCCTGGCAAAACCCCACCATCGGCTACTGCCAGGGCCTCAACAG GCTGGCAGCCATAGCTCTCCTGGTGCTGGAGAGTGAGCAGGATGCCTTCTGGTGTCTAGTAGCTGTGGTGGAGGCCatcatgccccaggactactACACCAAAACGCTCATATCCTCGCAG GCAGACCAGTGTGTGCTAAAGGACTTCATGGCTGAGAAGATACCCCGGCTGGCGGCTCACTTTGAGGAGCATAGCGTGGACGTGTCCCTCATCACTTTCAACTGGTTCCTCGTGGTGTTCGTAGAGAGCCTGCCCAGCGATATCCTCCTGCGAGTGTGGGACGCCTTCCTCTATGAGGGTACCAAG GTGATATTTCGGTATGCCCTGGCTCTGTTCAAGTACAAAGAGGAGGACATCTTGAAGATCCATGACAGCGTGGAGATCTACCAATACCTGCGCTTCTTTGCCAAGACCATCTCTGACGGCAG GAAGCTGACCAACATTGCCTTCAGTGACATGAACCCGTTCCCCATGAAGCTGTTGAGGAACCGGCGTGCGCTGCATCTGGAGCGCCTGCAGggggagctcagagagctggaggcCCAGCAGAGAGAGTTTGTCACAGAGAGCGCACAGCGCAAGGACTTGGACACTATACTGGTCAGCGAGGACGATGAGGAGCTGTAG
- the LOC115129498 gene encoding TBC1 domain family member 2A-like isoform X3: protein MGLPITAGCDTAWIRTSVMEGEGPEGNPIAASSHSLPLQAEAVSPADDDGDDCISTLGTGSTEETATHTNSMGQPSQDHQTEEVPAKTATTDNSQSQAFLTQSATTTDDQAQQQPTESLSNSKLCGYLLKQGGPLKTWKSRWFTYEVKKRQLFYYRTALDVTSLGRIQLCSATLGYPLQGEQGTFHIQTPERIFVLKAANQEAMMYWLQQLQLKRWQHRDQLTGESTSHCTDHKRPEGQGELPTTCTDYFLPKVKTPPGLIGEEAANLPAPPQRNPLSNFSIKHPLIEIQNSVHSLFSKRSSLERSRSVFHVEVPLPWNPLNPSKTPSQTAHNRLECIGPRTSVDPLTPTPLLLLVDPRDQLSPVEGRSCPLPSPSPRSRKKTRGSCATMPAVLREAPSESADRTTCLQHEKHILDEDVKAQKELVWLLHKALEVAQLEKRTCTEFLAAEGEQERLELLRHYERHAADLRGRLLELKAEGEDLRTSLAQRDAHVAELQENVTLMRKKNHAKQEVILKLLEKVSACLADPTRTVSTTNGLEAQTFRQLNEDTENLKDDIEAYKIQNKFLNSEIYQLTKLWLNSSEQEKSLMVKCAYLEARNCQIESRYLGVLGKLQENKVLEPGQREAVRKLQGEDPLQGDLNDVLKLNPVREHDEYGFKIIPDYEVEDIKLLAKIQAQEIRSHSLLRQEAGDRLLLGRWAQYLGGRPADNLCPSSELKSLLRGGVPCEYRPRVWRWVVRVRTRALWERHPDRYQQLCQKSLTSPHQASRQIQLDLYRTLTTNQHFSSPSSPALQQLQRILLAFSWQNPTIGYCQGLNRLAAIALLVLESEQDAFWCLVAVVEAIMPQDYYTKTLISSQADQCVLKDFMAEKIPRLAAHFEEHSVDVSLITFNWFLVVFVESLPSDILLRVWDAFLYEGTKVIFRYALALFKYKEEDILKIHDSVEIYQYLRFFAKTISDGS, encoded by the exons atgggactcccaatcacggccggatgtgatacagcctggattcgaaccag cgtgatggagggagagggccCAGAAGGAAATCCCATCGCTGCCTCGTCTCACTCACTTCCTCTGCAAGCAGAGGCGGTAAGCCCAgcggatgatgatggtgatgattgtATCTCAACActggggactgggagcactgaagaaaccgctacacacacaaacagcatgggCCAGCCGAGTCAAGACCACCAGACTGAAGAGGTCCCGGCTAAGACCGCTACCACAGACAACAGCCAGAGCCAAGCATTCCTTACTCAGTCCGCCACCACCACGGACGACCAAGCCCAGCAACAACCCACGGAAAGCCTGTCTAACAGTAAACTCTGTGGGTACCTCCTTAAACAAGGAGGTCCCCTGAAGACATGGAAGTCGCGCTGGTTCACGTACGAGGTGAAGAAGAGACAGTTGTTTTACTACAGGACGGCGCTGGATGTGACCTCTCTGGGGAGAATCCAGCTGTGCAGCGCCACGCTCGGATACCCCCTCCAAGGAGAGCAGGGCACCTTTCACATCCAGACCCCCGAACGCATCTTTGTCCTCAAG GCAGCTAACCAGGAGGCCATGATGTACTGGCTACAGCAGCTGCAGCTGAAGAGATGGCAGCACCGAGACCAGCTGACAGGAGAATCCACAAGCCACTGCACTGACCACAAGAGACCAGAGGGACAGGGGGAACTACCCACCACCTGCACAG ATTACTTCCTGCCCAAGGTGAAGACCCCGCCAGGCCTCATAGGCGAGGAGGCCGCCAATCTTCCCGCGCCACCACAACGGAACCCCCTAAGCAACTTTTCCATCAAACACCCTCTGATAGAGATACA GAACTCAGTGCACAGTCTGTTTTCCAAGCGGTCCTCCCTGGAGCGGAGTCGGAGTGTGTTCCATGTGGAGGTGCCTCTTCCCTGGAACCCACTGAACCCCTCAAAGACTCCCTCCCAGACAGCCCACAACAGGCTTG AGTGTATAGGTCCTAGGACTTCCGTTGACCCCCTGACCCCTACACCCCTGCTGCTGTTGGTGGACCCCAGGGACCAGCTCTCCCCTGTAGAGGGCAGGTCGTGCCCATTGCCGTCCCCATCCCCGAGGAGCAGGAAGAAGACGAGGGGAAGCTGTGCCACCATGCCTGCGGTGCTCCGGGAAGCTCCTTCAGAAAGCGCAGACAGGACGACCTGCCTCCAGCACGAGAAGCACATACTGGATGAGGACGTCAAGGCCCAGAAG GAACTGGTGTGGCTCCTACACAAGGCCCTGGAGGTGGCTCAGCTGGAGAAGCGGACGTGCACAGAGTTCCTGGCGGCCGAGGGCGAGCAGGAGCGCCTGGAGCTGCTGAGGCACTACGAGCGTCACGCCGCTGACCTACGAGGCCGCTTGTTGGAGCTGAAGGCCGAGGGGGAAGACCTGAGAACGAGCCTAGCCCAGAGGGACGCCCACGTGGCCGAGCTGCAGGAGAACGTGACCCTGATGAGGAAGAAGAACCACGCAAAACAGGAA GTGATCCTGAAGCTGTTAGAGAAGGTGTCAGCCTGCTTGGCCGACCCTACACGCACAGTGTCCACCACCAACGGCCTGGAGGCCCAGACCTTCCGCCAGTTAAATGAGGACACAGAGAACCTCAAG GATGATATTGAGGCCTACAAGATCCAGAACAAGTTCCTGAACTCTGAGATCTACCAGTTGACCAAGCTATGGCTCAACAGTTCCGAGCAGGAGAAAAGCCTTATGGTGAAG TGTGCATACCTGGAGGCTCGTAACTGTCAGATAGAGAGTCGTTATCTGGGCGTATTGGGGAAGCTGCAGGAGAACAAGGTTCTAGAACCGGGCCAGCGGGAGGCTGTGAGGAAACTACAAGGAGAGGACCCACTACAGGGAGACCTGAATGACGTGCTCAAACTCAACCCTGTCAG GGAGCACGACGAGTACGGCTTCAAGATCATCCCAGACTACGAGGTGGAGGACATAAAACTGCTGGCCAAGATCCAGGCCCAGGAGATCCGCTCCCACAGCCTGCTGAGGCAGGAGGCCGGGGACAGACTCTTGCTGGGCCGCTGGGCTCAGTATCTGGGGGGCCGCCCGGCCGACAACCTCTGCCCCTCTTCGGAGCTCAAAAGCCTTCTGCGGGGCGGCGTGCCGTGCGAGTACCGCCCACGGGTGTGGCGCTGGGTGGTGAGGGTGCGCACACGCGCGCTATGGGAGCGCCACCCAGATCGCTACCAGCAG CTGTGCCAGAAGAGCCTTACATCGCCCCACCAGGCCTCCAGACAGATCCAGTTGGACCTGTACCGCACTCTCACCACCAATCAGCACTTCTCCTCACCCTCCAGCCCCGCCCTGCAGCAGCTCCAACGAATCCTGCTGGCCTTCTCCTGGCAAAACCCCACCATCGGCTACTGCCAGGGCCTCAACAG GCTGGCAGCCATAGCTCTCCTGGTGCTGGAGAGTGAGCAGGATGCCTTCTGGTGTCTAGTAGCTGTGGTGGAGGCCatcatgccccaggactactACACCAAAACGCTCATATCCTCGCAG GCAGACCAGTGTGTGCTAAAGGACTTCATGGCTGAGAAGATACCCCGGCTGGCGGCTCACTTTGAGGAGCATAGCGTGGACGTGTCCCTCATCACTTTCAACTGGTTCCTCGTGGTGTTCGTAGAGAGCCTGCCCAGCGATATCCTCCTGCGAGTGTGGGACGCCTTCCTCTATGAGGGTACCAAG GTGATATTTCGGTATGCCCTGGCTCTGTTCAAGTACAAAGAGGAGGACATCTTGAAGATCCATGACAGCGTGGAGATCTACCAATACCTGCGCTTCTTTGCCAAGACCATCTCTGACGGCAG CTGA